One Mycobacterium marseillense DNA window includes the following coding sequences:
- the aroC gene encoding chorismate synthase: protein MLRWITAGESHGRALVAVLEGMVAGVEVTSLDISEQLARRRLGYGRGARMAFERDAVSVLSGVRHGVTLGGPIAVEIGNTEWPKWETVMAADPVDPGELADSARNAPLTRPRPGHADYAGMLKYGFDDARPVLERASARETAARVAAATVARSFLRQALGVEVLSHVIAIGPSAPYDGPPPGPGDLAAIDASPVRAYDEAAEKAMIAEIEAAKKDGDTLGGVVEVVAPGLPVGLGSFTSGDNRLDSQLAAAVMGIQAIKGVEIGDGFETARRRGSRAHDEMYPGPDGVVRSTNRAGGLEGGMTNGQPLRVRAAMKPISTVPRALATVDMATGDEAVAIHQRSDVCAVPAAGVVVEAMVALVLARAALQKFGGDSLAETRRNVEAYRRAVAERESPAARGTA from the coding sequence GTGTTGCGTTGGATCACCGCCGGGGAGTCGCATGGCCGTGCGCTGGTGGCCGTGCTCGAAGGCATGGTCGCCGGCGTGGAGGTCACCTCCCTCGACATTTCGGAACAATTGGCCCGCCGCAGGCTCGGTTACGGTCGCGGGGCCCGCATGGCGTTCGAGCGGGACGCGGTGAGCGTGCTGTCCGGGGTCCGCCACGGTGTCACCTTGGGCGGGCCCATCGCCGTCGAGATCGGCAACACCGAGTGGCCGAAGTGGGAGACGGTGATGGCCGCCGACCCGGTCGACCCCGGCGAGCTGGCGGACAGCGCGCGCAACGCCCCGCTGACCCGGCCGCGGCCCGGCCACGCCGACTACGCGGGCATGCTCAAGTACGGGTTCGACGACGCCCGGCCGGTCCTGGAACGGGCCAGCGCGCGGGAGACCGCGGCCCGCGTCGCCGCGGCGACCGTCGCCCGGTCGTTCCTGCGCCAAGCGCTGGGCGTCGAGGTGCTCTCGCACGTGATCGCGATCGGCCCGTCGGCGCCGTACGACGGCCCGCCGCCGGGCCCCGGAGACCTGGCCGCGATCGACGCCAGCCCGGTCCGCGCGTACGACGAGGCGGCGGAAAAGGCGATGATCGCCGAGATCGAAGCGGCCAAGAAGGACGGCGACACCCTCGGCGGTGTGGTCGAGGTGGTGGCCCCGGGCCTGCCCGTCGGGCTGGGCTCGTTCACCAGCGGCGACAACCGGCTCGACAGCCAGCTCGCGGCGGCGGTCATGGGCATCCAGGCGATCAAGGGCGTCGAGATCGGCGACGGCTTCGAGACGGCGCGGCGCCGCGGCAGCCGCGCCCATGACGAGATGTACCCCGGCCCCGACGGCGTGGTCCGCTCGACCAACCGCGCCGGTGGGCTCGAAGGCGGCATGACCAACGGCCAGCCGCTGCGCGTGCGCGCGGCGATGAAGCCGATTTCCACCGTGCCGCGGGCGCTGGCCACCGTCGACATGGCGACCGGCGACGAAGCCGTCGCGATCCACCAGCGCTCCGACGTGTGCGCGGTGCCGGCCGCCGGCGTGGTGGTCGAGGCCATGGTCGCGCTGGTGCTGGCCCGCGCGGCGCTGCAGAAATTCGGCGGCGATTCGCTGGCCGAAACCCGCCGCAACGTCGAGGCCTACCGGCGGGCGGTCGCGGAGCGGGAGTCGCCGGCCGCCCGGGGCACCGCGTGA
- a CDS encoding prepilin peptidase, giving the protein MRIAAGCLVLAWLAALSCYDLRERRLPNALTLTGAAAILAVATLAGRGWPALAGAAALTALYLLVHLVAPGGMGAGDVKLALGVGALTGCCGAGVWFLAAFGAPLLTVLIGVIARLRGAAHGSTVPHGPSMCLASAAGIGLSLL; this is encoded by the coding sequence ATGCGGATTGCGGCGGGGTGTCTGGTGCTGGCCTGGCTGGCGGCGTTGAGCTGCTACGACCTCCGGGAACGACGCCTGCCCAACGCGCTGACGCTGACCGGGGCCGCGGCGATCCTGGCGGTGGCCACCCTGGCCGGGCGCGGGTGGCCGGCGCTGGCCGGCGCCGCGGCGCTGACCGCCCTCTATCTGTTGGTCCACCTGGTGGCGCCGGGTGGGATGGGGGCCGGCGACGTCAAGCTGGCCCTGGGCGTGGGCGCGCTGACCGGCTGCTGCGGTGCCGGCGTGTGGTTCCTCGCGGCATTCGGCGCGCCGCTGTTGACCGTGCTGATCGGGGTGATCGCCCGGCTGCGCGGCGCCGCCCACGGCAGCACGGTGCCGCATGGCCCGTCGATGTGCCTGGCCAGCGCGGCGGGGATAGGCCTGTCGCTGCTCTGA
- the alaS gene encoding alanine--tRNA ligase: MQTHEIRKRFLDHFVKAGHTEVPSASVILDDPNLLFVNAGMVQFVPFFLGARTPEYSTATSIQKCIRTPDIDEVGITTRHNTFFQMAGNFSFGDYFKRRAIELAWTLLTNSVEQGGYGLDPERIWATVYFDDDEAVQLWRDIAGLPEERIQRRGMADNYWSMGIPGPCGPSSEIYYDRGPEFGVEGGPIANEDRYIEIWNLVFMQNERGEGTGKEDFEILGPLPRKNIDTGMGVERVAFILQGVHNVYETDLLRPVIDTVAARAPRGYDVGNHDDDVRYRVIADHSRTAAILIGDGVTPGNDGRGYVLRRLLRRVIRSAKLLDIEGPIVGDLMATVRDAMGRAYPELVADFDRIRRIAVAEETAFNRTLAAGSKLFDEVAGSTKATGAKAISGSDAFTLHDTYGFPIELTLEMASEAGLKVDEVGFRELMAEQRRRAKADAAARKHAHADLSAYRELVDAGPTEFTGFDELTSEARILGIFVDGKRVPVVTHGTDGVDRVELVLDRTPLYAEAGGQIADEGTISGTGASRSARAAVTDVQKIAKTLWVHRVNVESGEFVEGDTVIAAVDPQWRRGATQGHSGTHMVHAALRQVLGPNAVQAGSLNRPGYLRFDFNWQGALSDEQRTQIEEVTNQAVQADFEVHTFTEQLEKAKAMGAIAMFGERYPDEVRVVEIGGPFSLELCGGTHVHNSAQIGPVTILGESSVGSGVRRVEAYVGLESFRHLAKERALMAGLASSLKVPSEEVPARVANLVERLKAAEKELERARLAGAKAAATDAAARAERIGNVRVVAQRMSGGMTAGDLRSLVGDIRGKLGSDPAVVALITDNSAGEGGSVPYAVAANPAAQDLGLRANDLVKQLAAAVDGRGGGKADLAQGSGKDPAGIDAALDAIRSEITAIARVG; this comes from the coding sequence GTGCAGACACACGAGATCAGGAAACGGTTTCTTGATCATTTCGTGAAGGCGGGCCACACCGAGGTGCCGAGCGCATCGGTGATCCTCGACGACCCCAACCTGCTGTTCGTCAACGCGGGCATGGTCCAGTTCGTGCCCTTCTTCCTGGGCGCGCGCACACCGGAGTACTCGACCGCCACCAGCATCCAGAAGTGCATCCGCACCCCCGACATCGACGAGGTCGGGATCACCACCCGGCACAACACGTTCTTCCAGATGGCCGGCAATTTCTCGTTCGGCGACTACTTCAAGCGCCGCGCCATCGAACTGGCCTGGACCCTGCTGACCAACAGCGTCGAGCAGGGCGGCTACGGCCTGGATCCCGAACGGATCTGGGCGACGGTCTATTTCGACGACGACGAGGCCGTGCAGCTGTGGCGCGACATCGCCGGACTGCCCGAAGAGCGCATCCAGCGCCGCGGCATGGCCGACAACTACTGGTCGATGGGCATCCCCGGGCCCTGCGGCCCGTCCTCGGAGATCTATTACGACCGGGGACCCGAATTCGGGGTCGAGGGCGGCCCGATCGCCAACGAGGACCGCTACATCGAGATCTGGAACCTCGTGTTCATGCAGAACGAGCGTGGCGAGGGCACCGGCAAGGAAGACTTCGAGATCCTCGGGCCGTTGCCGCGCAAGAACATCGACACCGGCATGGGCGTGGAGCGGGTCGCCTTCATCCTGCAGGGCGTGCACAACGTCTACGAAACCGACCTGCTGCGCCCGGTCATCGATACCGTGGCCGCACGGGCCCCGCGCGGATACGACGTGGGCAACCACGACGACGACGTGCGCTACCGGGTCATCGCCGACCACAGCCGCACCGCGGCCATCCTGATCGGCGACGGCGTCACGCCCGGCAACGACGGTCGCGGCTATGTGCTGCGCCGGCTGTTGCGCCGGGTGATCCGCTCGGCCAAGCTGCTCGACATCGAGGGCCCCATCGTCGGCGACCTGATGGCCACCGTGCGCGACGCGATGGGGCGAGCGTATCCCGAACTCGTCGCCGACTTCGACCGGATCAGGCGCATCGCCGTCGCCGAGGAGACCGCGTTCAACCGCACGCTGGCGGCCGGATCGAAACTGTTCGACGAGGTCGCCGGCAGCACCAAAGCCACGGGTGCAAAGGCGATTTCGGGTTCGGACGCCTTCACCCTGCACGACACCTACGGGTTCCCCATCGAGCTCACGCTGGAGATGGCGTCCGAGGCGGGCCTGAAGGTCGACGAGGTCGGCTTCCGGGAGCTGATGGCCGAGCAGCGCCGCCGCGCCAAGGCCGACGCCGCCGCCCGCAAGCACGCGCACGCGGACCTCAGCGCGTACCGCGAGCTGGTCGACGCCGGCCCCACCGAGTTCACCGGCTTCGACGAATTGACGTCCGAGGCAAGAATTTTGGGCATCTTCGTCGACGGCAAACGGGTGCCGGTGGTCACCCACGGCACCGACGGGGTCGACCGCGTCGAACTCGTGTTGGACCGCACGCCGCTCTACGCCGAGGCCGGCGGCCAGATCGCCGACGAGGGCACCATCAGCGGGACGGGCGCCAGCAGAAGCGCCCGCGCCGCGGTCACCGACGTGCAGAAGATCGCGAAAACCCTGTGGGTGCACCGGGTCAACGTCGAGTCCGGGGAATTCGTGGAGGGCGACACCGTCATCGCGGCGGTCGACCCGCAATGGCGCCGCGGCGCCACCCAGGGCCACTCGGGAACCCACATGGTGCACGCGGCGCTGCGACAAGTGCTGGGCCCCAACGCCGTTCAGGCCGGGTCGCTGAACCGGCCGGGGTATCTGCGCTTCGACTTCAACTGGCAGGGCGCCCTGTCCGACGAGCAGCGCACCCAGATCGAAGAGGTGACCAACCAGGCCGTGCAGGCCGACTTCGAGGTGCACACGTTCACCGAGCAGCTCGAGAAGGCCAAGGCGATGGGGGCGATCGCGATGTTCGGCGAACGCTATCCCGACGAGGTGCGGGTGGTGGAGATCGGCGGGCCCTTCTCGCTGGAGCTGTGTGGTGGAACCCACGTGCACAACTCCGCGCAGATCGGGCCGGTGACGATCCTGGGCGAATCCTCGGTCGGCTCCGGGGTGCGCCGGGTGGAGGCCTACGTCGGGCTGGAGTCCTTCCGGCACCTGGCCAAGGAACGCGCGCTGATGGCCGGGCTGGCGTCGTCGCTCAAGGTGCCCTCCGAGGAGGTGCCCGCCCGGGTGGCCAACCTGGTGGAGCGGCTCAAGGCGGCGGAGAAGGAACTCGAGCGCGCCCGGCTGGCCGGCGCGAAGGCCGCCGCCACCGACGCCGCGGCCCGCGCGGAGCGCATCGGTAACGTCCGGGTGGTGGCGCAACGCATGTCCGGCGGGATGACGGCGGGCGATTTGCGCTCCCTGGTCGGCGACATCCGCGGCAAGCTGGGCAGCGACCCCGCGGTGGTCGCGCTGATCACGGACAACTCAGCCGGCGAGGGCGGAAGCGTGCCGTATGCGGTCGCGGCCAACCCGGCCGCCCAGGATCTCGGGCTCCGCGCCAACGACCTGGTCAAACAGCTGGCCGCTGCGGTCGACGGCCGCGGCGGCGGCAAGGCGGACCTGGCGCAGGGCTCCGGCAAGGACCCGGCCGGCATCGATGCGGCCCTCGACGCGATCCGCTCCGAGATCACCGCGATAGCGCGGGTCGGTTGA
- a CDS encoding shikimate dehydrogenase, producing MLGKPIAHSKSPQLHLAAYRALGLTGWTYERIECDADQLPGVVGGLGPDWVGVSVTMPGKFAALEFADERTERAERVGSANTLVRTPTGWRADNTDIDGVAGALGPTASGWALVCGSGGTAPAAVAGLAQLGVAGVTVVARNPDKAARLVELGNAMGVATRFCELDGGGLADEVAAADVLVSTIPADVAARYAGALSGIDVLLDAVYDPWPTPLAAAVSAAGGRVISGVQMLLHQAFAQVEQFTGLPAPREAMTCALEASD from the coding sequence GTGCTCGGCAAGCCCATCGCCCACTCCAAATCCCCGCAGCTGCACCTGGCCGCCTACCGCGCGCTGGGGCTGACCGGCTGGACCTACGAGCGCATCGAATGCGACGCCGACCAGCTGCCCGGCGTCGTCGGCGGGCTCGGCCCCGACTGGGTCGGGGTGTCGGTGACCATGCCGGGCAAGTTCGCCGCCCTGGAGTTCGCCGACGAGCGCACCGAACGTGCCGAGCGGGTGGGGTCGGCCAACACCCTGGTGCGCACCCCGACGGGCTGGCGGGCCGACAACACCGACATCGACGGGGTCGCGGGGGCGCTCGGACCGACGGCTTCGGGATGGGCGCTGGTCTGTGGATCGGGCGGCACCGCGCCGGCGGCCGTCGCCGGCCTGGCGCAACTGGGCGTCGCCGGCGTCACCGTGGTGGCCCGCAACCCCGATAAGGCGGCCCGGCTGGTGGAGCTGGGCAACGCGATGGGTGTCGCGACGCGGTTCTGCGAGCTCGACGGCGGCGGACTGGCCGACGAGGTGGCCGCCGCCGACGTGCTGGTCAGCACCATTCCGGCGGACGTGGCCGCCCGCTACGCCGGCGCCTTGTCCGGCATCGATGTGTTGCTCGACGCCGTCTACGATCCGTGGCCGACGCCGCTGGCCGCCGCGGTGAGCGCCGCGGGCGGCCGGGTGATCAGCGGCGTGCAGATGCTGCTGCATCAGGCCTTCGCGCAGGTCGAACAGTTCACCGGCCTGCCCGCGCCCCGCGAGGCCATGACTTGCGCGCTGGAGGCGTCGGATTAG
- a CDS encoding LLM class flavin-dependent oxidoreductase: MGQFLWYIPNTVEPGHRGDDTVDGWGSLDYSVDLALRAEQHGWDGALIGTGWGRPDTFTVATAIAARTDRFAPLVAVRPGYWHPAHFASAAATLDRLNGGRLLVNIVSGADDPAAYGDTEVDKSRRYDRTREFIRLVRRLWREDDVTHRGEFYTVEHSSLRPRPLGAADGRYPTLYFGGASAAAEQVAATDADVQLFWGEPLDGIAERVDRLKSLSDKLGREHAPLEFGLRVTTLVRDTSEQAWRDAEAKVATLAGTPTMQLLHDPTGSAGQRRLSDLAARGEVLDSCLYTTPSKYGGEGAGTTWLVGSAAEVAAALRKYADLGVSHFVLSDTPYKSETVRLGDQLLPLLRPAVVGN; encoded by the coding sequence GTGGGTCAATTTCTCTGGTACATACCGAATACCGTCGAGCCGGGCCATCGCGGCGACGACACCGTCGACGGCTGGGGAAGCCTGGACTATTCCGTCGACCTGGCGCTGCGCGCCGAGCAACACGGCTGGGACGGCGCGCTGATCGGCACCGGGTGGGGACGTCCGGACACGTTCACGGTCGCGACCGCGATCGCCGCGCGCACCGATCGCTTCGCGCCGCTGGTGGCGGTCCGTCCCGGGTACTGGCATCCCGCGCATTTCGCCAGCGCGGCGGCCACCCTCGACCGGCTCAACGGCGGCCGGCTGCTGGTCAACATCGTCAGCGGCGCCGACGATCCGGCCGCCTACGGCGACACGGAGGTCGACAAGTCGCGCCGGTATGACCGCACGCGGGAGTTCATCCGGTTGGTCCGCCGGTTGTGGCGCGAGGACGACGTCACCCACCGCGGCGAGTTCTACACCGTCGAACACTCGAGCCTGCGGCCGCGCCCGCTCGGCGCGGCCGACGGCCGGTACCCGACGCTGTACTTCGGGGGAGCATCGGCGGCCGCCGAGCAGGTCGCCGCGACCGACGCCGACGTCCAGCTGTTCTGGGGCGAGCCGCTGGACGGGATCGCCGAACGCGTCGACAGGTTGAAGTCGTTGTCCGACAAGCTCGGTCGCGAGCACGCGCCGCTGGAATTCGGCCTTCGGGTCACCACGCTGGTGCGCGATACGTCGGAGCAGGCCTGGCGCGACGCCGAGGCCAAGGTCGCGACGCTGGCCGGCACGCCCACCATGCAGCTGCTGCACGACCCGACGGGATCCGCGGGCCAGCGGCGGTTGTCCGACCTCGCCGCGCGCGGCGAGGTGCTCGATTCCTGTCTGTACACGACGCCGAGCAAATACGGCGGGGAAGGCGCCGGGACCACGTGGCTGGTCGGGTCGGCGGCCGAAGTCGCCGCCGCGCTGCGCAAATACGCCGACCTCGGGGTCAGCCATTTCGTGTTGTCGGACACCCCGTACAAGTCGGAGACGGTCAGGCTCGGCGACCAGCTGCTGCCGCTGCTGCGCCCCGCCGTCGTCGGAAACTGA
- the ruvX gene encoding Holliday junction resolvase RuvX, protein MVSAPHRAPDRPGDPDQDPGRGRRLGVDVGSVRIGVACSDPDAILATPVETVRRERSGKHLRRLAALAAELEAVEVVVGLPRTLADRTGPSAIDAIELAEALAARIAPTPVRLADERLTTVSAQRSLRAAGVRAKQQRAVIDQAAAVAILQSWLDQRRATLTGPVAGERTDG, encoded by the coding sequence GTGGTGTCCGCACCGCACCGCGCCCCCGACCGGCCCGGCGATCCTGACCAGGACCCCGGCCGGGGCCGGCGGCTCGGCGTCGACGTGGGCAGCGTGCGCATCGGCGTGGCCTGCAGCGACCCCGACGCCATCCTGGCCACCCCGGTGGAGACCGTGCGCCGCGAGCGCTCCGGCAAGCACTTGCGCCGGCTGGCGGCGCTGGCCGCCGAACTCGAGGCGGTCGAGGTCGTCGTCGGGTTGCCGCGCACGCTGGCCGACCGCACCGGCCCCTCGGCGATCGACGCGATCGAGCTGGCCGAAGCCCTGGCCGCCCGCATCGCGCCCACGCCCGTGCGGCTAGCCGACGAGCGGCTGACCACGGTGAGCGCGCAGCGATCGCTGCGCGCGGCCGGCGTGCGGGCCAAACAGCAGCGTGCCGTGATCGATCAGGCGGCGGCCGTCGCCATCCTGCAGAGTTGGCTGGATCAACGCCGCGCGACCCTGACCGGGCCGGTGGCGGGGGAGCGCACCGATGGTTGA
- the mltG gene encoding endolytic transglycosylase MltG, with amino-acid sequence MVESARRERAEPETVGPTRRRSSRTARNQAERGRRRRRTVLRTALALVAVIVVAGVFAGGKLWHAVFGPGDDYTGNGKRDIVIQIKDGDSTTMVGETLQNEQVIKTVRAFVNAAHGNSKISSIQPGFYRMRTEIPAANAVARLADPNSRVGRLVIPEGRQLDDTTDMKTNVVNPGIFTLISRATCVDFDGNKRCVSVQDLRAAATNSSPLALAVPPWATEPVGELGKDHRRIEGLIAPGTFNVDPSAPPETILSNLISAGAVEYLKSGLVDTAQAMGLSPYDILVVASLVQQEAKSQDFAKVARVIYNRLHAHHTLEFDSTVNYPLDRREVATTDGDRAQKTPWNTYVSQGLPATAICSPGVDALTAAEHPEPGDWLYFVTIDGQGTTLFTKDYQQHLANIELAKHNGVLDSAR; translated from the coding sequence ATGGTTGAGAGCGCACGGCGTGAACGAGCCGAACCCGAGACCGTGGGTCCGACCCGGCGCCGGTCGAGCCGCACCGCCCGCAATCAGGCCGAGCGGGGCCGCCGGCGGCGGCGCACCGTCCTGCGCACCGCGCTGGCGCTGGTGGCCGTGATCGTGGTGGCGGGTGTTTTCGCGGGCGGCAAGCTGTGGCATGCCGTGTTCGGGCCTGGTGACGACTACACCGGAAACGGCAAGCGCGACATCGTGATTCAGATCAAGGATGGCGACTCGACCACCATGGTCGGGGAGACGCTGCAGAACGAGCAGGTGATCAAGACCGTCCGCGCCTTCGTCAACGCCGCGCACGGCAACAGCAAGATCTCCTCGATCCAGCCGGGCTTCTACCGCATGCGCACCGAGATCCCGGCCGCCAACGCCGTCGCGCGGCTGGCCGACCCCAACAGCCGGGTGGGCCGGCTGGTCATCCCGGAGGGCCGTCAGCTCGACGACACCACCGACATGAAGACCAACGTGGTCAACCCCGGCATCTTCACGCTGATCTCGCGGGCCACCTGTGTGGATTTCGATGGGAACAAGCGGTGCGTCTCGGTGCAGGACCTGCGCGCGGCCGCCACCAACAGTTCTCCCTTGGCGTTGGCGGTGCCGCCGTGGGCGACCGAACCCGTCGGTGAGCTCGGCAAGGACCACCGCCGCATCGAAGGCCTGATCGCGCCGGGGACCTTCAACGTCGACCCGTCCGCGCCACCCGAGACCATCCTGTCGAACCTGATCAGCGCCGGGGCGGTGGAGTACCTGAAGTCCGGCCTGGTCGACACCGCCCAGGCCATGGGCCTGTCGCCCTACGACATCCTGGTGGTGGCGTCGCTGGTCCAGCAGGAGGCCAAATCCCAGGACTTCGCGAAGGTCGCCAGGGTCATCTACAACCGGCTGCACGCGCACCACACGCTGGAGTTCGACTCGACGGTCAACTACCCGCTGGACCGCCGCGAGGTCGCCACCACCGACGGCGATCGCGCCCAGAAGACGCCGTGGAACACCTACGTGTCGCAGGGCCTGCCCGCCACGGCGATCTGTTCGCCCGGCGTCGACGCGCTGACCGCCGCCGAGCACCCCGAGCCCGGCGACTGGTTGTACTTCGTCACCATCGACGGCCAGGGGACCACGCTGTTCACCAAGGACTATCAGCAGCATCTGGCCAACATCGAGCTGGCTAAGCACAACGGTGTCCTCGATTCCGCCCGCTGA
- a CDS encoding replication-associated recombination protein A: MPEAVSDGLFDLPGAPQPDDHSLGVSSGSPLAVRMRPASLDEVVGQDHLLAPGSPLRRLVEGSGVASAILYGPPGSGKTTLAALISQATGRRFEALSALSAGVKDVRAVIEKARTALLHGEQTVLFIDEVHRFSKTQQDALLSAVENRVVLLVAATTENPSFSVVAPLLSRSLILQLRPLSAEDIRIVVQRAIDDPRGLGGQVAVAPDAIDLLVRLAAGDARRALTALEVASETVRAAPSDGELTVTAIEQSLDEAAVRYDRDGDQHYDVISAFIKSVRGSDVDAALHYLARMLVAGEDPRFVARRLMILASEDIGMADPTALQVAVAAAQTVALIGMPEAQLTLAHCTIHLATAPKSNAVTTALGAAMADIRAGKAGLVPPHLRDGHYSGAEALGNAQGYKYSHDEPDGVAAQQYPPDDLVGVDYYRPTGRGFERDMAGRLERLRAIIRRKRR, translated from the coding sequence ATGCCTGAAGCCGTGTCCGACGGTCTGTTTGACCTGCCCGGCGCGCCGCAGCCAGACGATCACAGCTTGGGCGTGTCGAGCGGCTCGCCGCTGGCCGTCCGCATGCGCCCGGCGTCGCTGGACGAGGTAGTCGGCCAGGACCACCTGCTGGCGCCAGGGTCACCCCTGCGCCGCCTGGTCGAGGGCTCCGGTGTGGCGTCGGCCATCCTGTACGGGCCGCCCGGCAGCGGCAAGACCACGCTGGCCGCGCTGATCTCACAGGCGACCGGACGCCGCTTCGAGGCACTCTCGGCGTTGTCGGCGGGCGTGAAAGACGTTCGGGCGGTGATAGAAAAGGCCCGAACCGCCCTCCTGCACGGCGAACAGACGGTGTTGTTCATCGACGAGGTGCACCGGTTCTCCAAGACCCAGCAGGACGCGCTGCTGTCGGCCGTGGAGAACCGGGTGGTGCTGCTGGTGGCGGCGACCACGGAGAACCCGTCGTTCTCGGTGGTGGCGCCGCTGCTGTCCCGTTCGCTGATCCTGCAGCTGCGGCCGCTGAGCGCCGAGGACATCCGCATCGTCGTGCAGCGCGCGATCGACGACCCGCGCGGCCTGGGTGGTCAGGTCGCGGTCGCGCCCGACGCGATCGACCTGCTGGTGCGCTTGGCCGCCGGTGACGCCCGGCGCGCGCTGACGGCGCTGGAGGTCGCCTCTGAAACCGTGCGGGCGGCGCCATCCGACGGCGAGCTGACGGTCACCGCGATCGAGCAGTCCCTCGATGAGGCCGCTGTGCGCTACGACCGCGACGGCGACCAGCACTACGACGTCATCAGCGCCTTCATCAAGTCGGTGCGCGGCTCGGACGTCGACGCCGCGCTGCACTACCTGGCCCGCATGCTCGTCGCCGGGGAGGATCCGCGGTTCGTCGCGCGCCGGCTGATGATCCTGGCCAGCGAGGACATCGGCATGGCCGACCCGACCGCGCTGCAGGTTGCGGTCGCGGCCGCGCAGACCGTGGCGTTGATCGGCATGCCCGAGGCGCAACTCACCTTGGCGCACTGCACGATTCACCTGGCGACCGCGCCGAAATCGAACGCGGTCACCACGGCGCTGGGCGCGGCGATGGCCGACATCAGGGCCGGCAAGGCCGGCCTCGTGCCGCCCCATCTGCGCGACGGCCACTATTCGGGTGCGGAGGCGCTGGGCAACGCGCAGGGCTACAAGTACTCCCACGACGAGCCGGATGGTGTTGCGGCGCAACAATATCCGCCCGACGATCTGGTGGGCGTCGACTATTACCGCCCCACCGGTCGGGGCTTCGAGCGCGACATGGCGGGCCGGCTCGAGCGGCTGCGCGCGATCATCCGCCGGAAGCGGCGTTAG
- a CDS encoding secondary thiamine-phosphate synthase enzyme YjbQ — protein sequence MLDVDTSRRRIVDLTEAVRGFCWSRGDGLCNVFIPHATAGVAIIETGAGSDDDLVDTLERLLPRDDRYRHAHGSEGHGADHVMPALVAPSVTVPVSGGEPMLGTWQSIVLVDLNRDNPQRSVRLSFLEG from the coding sequence GTGTTGGACGTGGACACCTCACGCCGCCGCATCGTCGATCTCACCGAGGCGGTGCGCGGGTTCTGCTGGTCGCGCGGGGACGGGCTGTGCAACGTGTTCATCCCGCACGCCACGGCCGGAGTGGCCATCATCGAGACGGGCGCCGGCTCCGACGACGACCTGGTCGACACGCTGGAACGGCTGCTGCCGCGCGACGACCGCTACCGGCACGCGCACGGCTCGGAGGGCCACGGCGCCGACCACGTGATGCCCGCGCTCGTCGCGCCGTCGGTGACGGTTCCGGTCTCCGGCGGGGAGCCGATGCTGGGCACCTGGCAAAGCATCGTCCTGGTCGACCTGAACCGCGACAACCCGCAACGCTCGGTCCGGCTGAGCTTTCTGGAGGGCTAG
- a CDS encoding putative quinol monooxygenase, producing MYARSTTIQAQPSSIDAGIAHVRDEVMPALQGMPGCIGVSLLVDRRSGRCIATSAWESDESMRASGEAVTGIRDRAADMFGGTSDVEQWEIAVLHRDHRAPEGAGVRATWVNVPPDTMDQGIEYYKSSVLPQLEGLDGFCSASLLIDRASGRGVSSATFDSIDAMERNREQATALKNSSMQEARAEELDESEFELALAHLRVPELV from the coding sequence GTGTACGCACGCTCTACCACAATTCAGGCGCAACCCTCGTCCATCGACGCCGGAATTGCGCATGTTCGCGATGAGGTCATGCCCGCTCTGCAAGGTATGCCGGGCTGCATCGGGGTGTCCCTCTTGGTCGACCGTCGCTCGGGCCGGTGCATCGCCACCAGCGCCTGGGAAAGCGACGAGTCCATGCGCGCCAGCGGTGAAGCCGTGACAGGAATCCGCGATCGGGCGGCGGACATGTTCGGGGGAACGTCGGACGTCGAGCAGTGGGAGATCGCGGTGTTGCATCGCGACCACCGCGCGCCCGAGGGTGCGGGCGTGCGGGCGACGTGGGTCAACGTGCCGCCGGACACCATGGACCAAGGCATCGAGTACTACAAGTCGTCCGTCCTGCCCCAACTCGAGGGCCTCGACGGCTTCTGCAGTGCGAGCCTTCTCATCGACCGCGCCTCCGGGCGGGGCGTGTCCTCGGCGACGTTCGACAGCATCGACGCGATGGAGCGGAACAGGGAGCAGGCAACCGCGCTGAAGAACTCGTCGATGCAGGAGGCGCGCGCCGAGGAACTCGATGAATCCGAGTTCGAGTTGGCGCTGGCGCACCTCCGGGTGCCCGAGCTGGTCTGA